The Lathyrus oleraceus cultivar Zhongwan6 chromosome 5, CAAS_Psat_ZW6_1.0, whole genome shotgun sequence genome includes the window TTATAATAAGGATCACAATAAATTGAATCAATTCCAACATAACTTATGATTCAAATATTgaaaattaattttattaattaattttaattacaCGTAGTTTGGCTCATTCGATTTATTAgtattatttaattttaaataaaatttcTGAAATTATTGATGACAAATTGGAGGTAACATGACTGtctttaaaaaattattttaggAATAAGTTAATCCTCACTCTctctcaatatatatatatatatatatatatatatatatatatatatatatatatatatatatatatatatatatatatatattaattcataattatttaattgattttttataTAACAAATATTGTTATTATAAAAGAAATACATCTAGAACGATAAGTAGAAAAAAGAAGAGTTAAATATTTTGTAAgtctaaaattatttttttgttttaagCTCCTAAATTTAAAAGCCTAAAATCATACCAGTTTTAAAATTATAATGACTCAAAAATGTATCCAAGAACTAGAAACAAAAGTTGAAACAATTATAAAGACAAAATATatttaaaaagaaaagaaaaaaaaaaacaCATCACTAATCTTAGAGTTTTCAATAATTTTCTCCATGTTCATCCTAACAAATGATATATAGAAAAAATAAAAAGTCTCAATCATTGATGGCAACAACTTGTTGATAATAGATATTAGTAAAACATTTGAAGATTATTTCTTGATATTATTGATAATTGAAGAGTAATTATAACATACCCACAAATGTGATTTGGTCTTAGAAATTGGACTTCCACCTTTAGTAGTCCGTGGGATTTTCACCTTACTATGATCCGAAAAGTCAAAAGTACCCTCGTCCAGTTCTCTGTTAATCTTCCTGAAACCAGTCCATCTACTAGACCCAAAATTGGAATTCCAGTTTTCCCTTGGAGTTCTATAAGAAGACGAGAATGACATGGCCCGGCCGACGTAAGGCCCATCTAAGACCGTTGTAGGGGAAGGCTCATCGAGCTTGGCCTCCAAAAATAACAACCTCGGAGGAAGTTCCAACGTTGTTCTAACGGTATTTTGGAGCTCCGTTTGGGTGTGGTGGTAGTGCCTTGGCTTCCCCGGTGCTTCCTCCCACTTGAAAGGAACTGAAATCATGGTTTTGGACGGTGACGTGGCAGTTTCCGATGACATATTGGTTATTGATTTTGTTTGTGGTAGTGATAGTAGTGGGTGTGTGTGGGGTTTTAAATAGAGGGAAGTTATATGGTTAAGAAAGAGAGTTGAATTATTTGGTTTTGTTTAGTGAGGTCGTTTGAAAAGTAAAGGAGATGAAATAaatttgtgtttgtttgattTGAGATTTGTAGATGTGGTAGGCTAGGTAGAGGGATGGTAAATAACTGTAGAAGAAAGGGAATGGAATAGCCCTTCCCTCTTATAAGGTAATAATAATTTAGGAATGGACAATCTTTCATAATCTTTGTGAGTATGTTTCTATTTTTATTTAAGAGATTAAAggtattttaaaattaaatgtCTGATTTGATGgaatatttatttttatttaagaGATTAAagatattttaaaattaaatgtGTGATACGATGAAATACACATTCATGattgaaaatataaaaatattttagaTTCGGAGTGTATATTCTTTTTTTGGAACGGAATACCGCTTAGTGTTCGTGGTTCAGTTTAGAACGGTTTTGAGCTAAAAACTCTTCAATTCAAATATAAATTTATTTACATTTCAGTTTTGAATAATTGATTAAAAAAATCTAATAAgatccaatcaaatttcatgcaatttAATTTAGATAAATTTTTAGATATTcaaaatataaattatatttttttaagaTTCTAAAATTAGTAATAAATTATAGATTTGATATAATATTTAacatataatatattaaaaattaatattatcaaatgaaaatgataaataataattgaaataaatgaaataataaaaataaatagattaaaTTAAATTGATAAATATTATTAGTTAAATAAGTATCATCAAATAATAAATTATAACAGCACATC containing:
- the LOC127081862 gene encoding uncharacterized protein LOC127081862 — encoded protein: MSSETATSPSKTMISVPFKWEEAPGKPRHYHHTQTELQNTVRTTLELPPRLLFLEAKLDEPSPTTVLDGPYVGRAMSFSSSYRTPRENWNSNFGSSRWTGFRKINRELDEGTFDFSDHSKVKIPRTTKGGSPISKTKSHLWANICESLKQVVPWRRRKETQRKWVSITDTL